From Xylanibacter oryzae DSM 17970, a single genomic window includes:
- a CDS encoding sugar-binding domain-containing protein, producing MKKTLFLLSFMVIVFSVSAQNRYRQQIDLQGRWQFALDPDSTGISLNYPISIFNEEVILPGTTDTNKKGIPLTNKEETTHLSRLFSYFGKAWYKKDIVIPASFKGKDIILYLERTKPTIVFVDGKKVGHNDDITIAQTYNLTNYMKPGKHTLAVMVDNGNSVPKQLLSNSHAYTEDTQTNWNGIIGKMYVEAISKQHITNLVVIPSASDGSVAVSFNIDGNIKKNRHISLSVLDPNGKSAIKPIEVKWLANKNSENEFKTKFTVTDPQLWSEFHPSLYQLNVEIDGADSISSTFGFCDFKANGHHFYVNGHETFLRGKHDACVFPLTAHTAMDVDSWRKYFQIAKQYGINHYRFHSWCPPEACFEAADIEGVYLQPELPFWGDFNKSDNYLMSFLKKEGMNMIKAYRNHPSFVMMALGNELWGDIPTMKSFVDSFRTIDNKILYTFGSNFYLGYQGYKEGMDYFTTCRVGGEKYGEYNTHVRGSFAFSDVADGGLINHEYPNTVTNFDKAIGACPMPVISHETAQFQTYPDYNEIKKYTGVLYPYNMEVFRSRLDKAGMLSQAADFHKASGLWSVELYKADIEMDLRTRNMGGFHLLDLQDYPGQGSAYIGILDAFMQSKGLTTPEEFRQWCSPVVPLLNAKGYTYNDGDVLDFNIQIANYTEQSLQDKSMSWRITDTKGNTYDKGSFAIPNDSIGLFNAGKISSKVSVKQAGRYTLSLNIDGTQYRNTYPIWFYPMQTDAKQLEKGIIITSKITDEIGKKLERGAKVLLMPDSTQFVGNTVGGLFQTDYWNYRMFKTISNNNKRPVSPGTLGILTDPTHPIFVDFPTEMHTNWQWFPIIKQSHPLILDGLKTDYKPIVQVIDNIERNHRLGLIFEFSVGKGKLLVCMSELSMKSEYKETRQLYESILKYMHSDKFNPGYNVTLRSLLNSLTNRANSEKINELKNISYE from the coding sequence ATGAAAAAGACATTATTCCTGTTATCATTCATGGTAATAGTATTTTCGGTTTCAGCCCAAAATAGGTATCGACAACAAATAGATTTGCAAGGCAGGTGGCAGTTTGCACTTGATCCTGATTCTACAGGAATATCCCTGAATTATCCCATTTCAATATTTAATGAGGAAGTTATTCTTCCCGGAACTACCGATACTAATAAGAAAGGTATACCTTTAACTAATAAAGAAGAGACCACACATCTATCACGACTGTTTTCTTATTTTGGTAAGGCGTGGTATAAAAAGGATATAGTAATACCTGCTAGTTTCAAAGGCAAGGACATAATACTTTATCTTGAACGTACCAAACCTACTATAGTGTTTGTAGATGGCAAGAAAGTAGGGCATAATGATGATATCACAATAGCACAGACATATAATCTTACAAACTATATGAAGCCAGGCAAGCATACTCTTGCTGTGATGGTGGATAATGGTAACTCTGTGCCCAAACAGTTACTTAGCAACTCACATGCTTATACAGAAGACACCCAGACAAATTGGAACGGTATAATCGGTAAAATGTACGTCGAAGCTATAAGTAAACAGCATATCACAAATCTTGTAGTTATACCAAGTGCTTCTGATGGAAGTGTTGCTGTATCTTTCAACATTGATGGCAACATAAAGAAGAACAGACATATTAGCTTGAGTGTATTAGATCCTAATGGTAAATCTGCCATTAAACCAATTGAGGTCAAATGGCTTGCAAATAAAAATAGCGAGAATGAGTTTAAAACAAAGTTTACGGTTACCGATCCACAATTATGGAGCGAGTTCCATCCATCACTATATCAACTTAATGTTGAGATAGATGGAGCAGACAGTATATCGTCAACATTTGGATTCTGTGACTTTAAAGCCAATGGACACCATTTCTATGTAAATGGACATGAAACATTCCTGCGTGGCAAACATGATGCATGCGTATTTCCTCTTACGGCTCATACAGCTATGGATGTAGATTCATGGCGCAAGTATTTTCAGATAGCTAAACAGTATGGTATAAATCATTACCGCTTTCATTCATGGTGCCCACCAGAGGCGTGTTTCGAAGCGGCTGATATAGAAGGTGTGTATCTGCAGCCTGAATTGCCGTTCTGGGGAGATTTTAATAAGAGTGACAATTATCTTATGTCGTTTCTTAAGAAAGAAGGCATGAATATGATCAAGGCGTATCGCAATCATCCTTCGTTTGTAATGATGGCTTTAGGCAACGAACTCTGGGGTGACATACCTACTATGAAGAGTTTCGTAGATTCGTTTAGAACTATTGACAATAAAATACTATATACTTTTGGATCAAATTTCTATCTTGGATATCAGGGTTATAAAGAAGGTATGGACTATTTTACTACATGCCGGGTAGGCGGAGAAAAGTATGGTGAATACAATACACATGTGCGTGGCTCATTTGCTTTCTCGGATGTAGCAGATGGTGGACTCATAAATCATGAATATCCTAATACTGTAACTAACTTTGACAAGGCTATAGGCGCATGTCCTATGCCGGTGATAAGTCATGAGACAGCACAGTTTCAGACATATCCTGACTATAATGAAATAAAAAAATACACAGGTGTTCTATATCCTTATAATATGGAGGTGTTCCGTTCACGACTGGACAAGGCTGGCATGCTGTCGCAGGCTGCAGATTTCCATAAAGCATCAGGCTTGTGGAGTGTAGAACTGTACAAAGCAGACATCGAGATGGATCTTCGTACTCGCAACATGGGTGGATTCCATCTTCTCGACTTGCAAGATTATCCGGGTCAGGGTTCTGCTTATATAGGAATATTGGATGCTTTCATGCAAAGTAAGGGTCTTACCACTCCCGAAGAGTTCCGTCAGTGGTGTTCTCCGGTTGTTCCTTTGCTTAACGCGAAGGGTTATACTTATAATGATGGAGATGTCTTAGACTTCAATATACAGATTGCAAATTATACTGAACAATCATTACAGGATAAATCGATGTCATGGAGAATAACCGATACTAAAGGTAATACATATGATAAAGGTTCTTTTGCTATACCTAATGATAGTATAGGACTATTCAATGCCGGTAAAATATCGTCAAAAGTTTCTGTGAAACAGGCAGGTAGATATACACTGTCTTTAAACATAGATGGTACTCAGTACCGAAATACTTATCCTATATGGTTCTACCCAATGCAGACAGATGCAAAGCAACTTGAGAAAGGAATAATAATTACATCTAAGATTACAGACGAAATAGGCAAGAAACTAGAAAGAGGTGCAAAAGTGCTCTTAATGCCCGATTCTACACAGTTTGTAGGAAATACTGTTGGCGGGCTATTCCAGACCGACTATTGGAACTATCGTATGTTCAAGACAATCAGCAATAATAATAAAAGGCCTGTATCACCGGGTACACTTGGTATATTGACAGATCCTACACACCCTATATTCGTAGATTTCCCGACTGAGATGCATACTAACTGGCAATGGTTCCCTATCATAAAACAAAGTCACCCGCTTATTCTTGACGGACTAAAGACAGACTATAAACCTATCGTCCAGGTAATAGACAACATAGAGCGTAACCACCGTCTGGGACTTATCTTCGAGTTTTCTGTGGGTAAGGGCAAATTACTCGTGTGCATGTCAGAACTCAGCATGAAATCAGAATATAAAGAGACAAGACAATTATATGAAAGTATTTTAAAGTATATGCATTCAGATAAATTCAATCCTGGTTATAATGTCACTTTGCGTTCATTATTGAATAGTCTGACCAATAGAGCTAATTCGGAAAAGATCAATGAACTGAAGAATATATCTTACGAATAA
- a CDS encoding ribonuclease HII encodes MLESHFYEGKIEAGCDEAGRGCLAGSVYAAAVIFPPDYNNPELNDSKKLSAKKRYELRKTVERDAIAWAVGIVTAEEIDKINILNASILAMHRALDQLKVRPEAVIVDGNRFKKYRDLPHTTIVKGDGKYLSIAAASILAKTFRDDYMDELAEQYPQYDWKSNKGYPTKKHRAAIKQYGITPLHRKSYNLLGDGQLSFEFK; translated from the coding sequence ATGCTGGAAAGTCATTTCTATGAAGGAAAAATTGAAGCTGGTTGCGATGAAGCCGGAAGAGGCTGTCTGGCCGGTAGCGTATATGCAGCAGCTGTAATTTTTCCTCCTGACTATAATAACCCCGAACTTAATGATTCAAAGAAACTGTCGGCGAAGAAACGTTACGAACTGCGTAAGACCGTAGAGCGTGATGCCATTGCGTGGGCTGTAGGGATAGTAACTGCCGAAGAAATTGATAAGATTAATATTCTTAATGCAAGTATATTGGCTATGCACAGGGCTCTCGACCAACTTAAAGTCAGGCCGGAGGCAGTGATAGTAGACGGTAACCGTTTTAAGAAATACAGAGATTTGCCTCATACTACTATTGTAAAAGGTGATGGCAAATATCTATCTATAGCAGCCGCGAGTATATTGGCAAAGACATTCAGGGATGATTATATGGATGAACTTGCCGAACAATATCCTCAGTATGACTGGAAATCAAATAAAGGATATCCTACAAAGAAACATCGGGCAGCTATAAAACAATATGGGATAACCCCATTACATCGTAAAAGTTATAACCTTTTAGGAGACGGACAACTAAGTTTTGAATTCAAATAA
- a CDS encoding aminotransferase class V-fold PLP-dependent enzyme: MYDINKVRADFPILSRTVYGKPLVYLDNAATTQKPREVVDAIVNEYYSVNANVHRGVHFLSQQATDLHEEAREKVRSFINAKSTNEIIFTRGTTEGLNLVCSSFTEEFMEPGDEVIVSVMEHHSNIVPWQLQAAKKGIAIRVIPMNDKGELLLDEYKKLFTEKTKIVSVTQVSNVLGTINPVKEMIRIAHQHGVPVMVDGAQSTPHFKVDMQDMDCDFFAFSGHKMYGPTGVGVLYGKESWLDKLPPYQGGGEMIESVSFEKTVFEKLPFKFEAGTPDYVATNGLAKAIDYITRLGMDNIAAHESELTKYCMQEMQKIDGMRIFGQSAYKDAVVSFLVGDIHHLDMGTLLDRLGIAVRTGHHCAQPLMISLGIQGTVRASFGLYNTKEEIDVLIAGIKRVSKMF; this comes from the coding sequence CGCTGGTATATCTTGATAATGCTGCTACTACACAGAAACCACGTGAAGTAGTAGATGCCATTGTCAATGAATATTATTCTGTCAATGCCAATGTGCATCGTGGTGTACACTTCCTTTCACAGCAGGCTACCGACTTGCATGAAGAGGCCCGTGAGAAAGTACGCAGTTTTATCAATGCAAAATCTACCAATGAGATAATTTTCACCCGTGGTACTACAGAAGGGCTTAACCTTGTATGTTCTTCTTTCACAGAAGAGTTTATGGAGCCTGGAGATGAAGTTATCGTCTCTGTGATGGAACATCACTCTAATATCGTACCTTGGCAATTACAAGCTGCAAAGAAAGGTATTGCTATACGTGTAATACCTATGAATGATAAAGGAGAACTTCTCCTTGATGAATACAAAAAACTTTTTACTGAGAAGACAAAGATTGTCAGCGTAACACAGGTCAGCAATGTACTCGGCACTATAAATCCTGTAAAGGAAATGATACGTATAGCTCATCAACACGGAGTACCGGTTATGGTAGACGGAGCGCAGAGCACACCACATTTCAAAGTTGATATGCAAGATATGGATTGCGACTTCTTTGCTTTCAGTGGGCATAAGATGTATGGTCCTACAGGCGTTGGAGTTCTATATGGTAAGGAAAGCTGGTTGGACAAACTTCCTCCTTATCAAGGTGGAGGCGAGATGATCGAGAGCGTAAGTTTCGAGAAGACAGTCTTCGAAAAACTTCCGTTTAAGTTTGAAGCAGGTACACCTGATTATGTAGCAACCAATGGACTGGCTAAAGCAATAGATTACATTACACGTTTGGGTATGGATAATATAGCTGCACACGAGTCTGAACTGACAAAATATTGTATGCAGGAGATGCAGAAGATTGATGGAATGCGGATTTTTGGACAATCAGCCTATAAGGATGCTGTAGTATCTTTTCTGGTGGGAGATATTCACCATCTCGATATGGGAACATTACTAGACCGACTGGGTATTGCAGTGCGTACAGGCCATCATTGTGCACAACCACTGATGATTAGTCTCGGTATACAGGGAACAGTACGTGCATCTTTCGGTTTATATAATACCAAAGAAGAGATAGATGTCCTGATAGCAGGAATCAAAAGGGTAAGTAAAATGTTCTGA